A genome region from Romeriopsis navalis LEGE 11480 includes the following:
- the cpeB gene encoding C-phycoerythrin subunit beta, with product MLDAFSRAVVSADASTSCVSDIGALKSFVASGNRRLDAVNAIASNASCMVSDAIAGMICENQGLIQAGGNCYPNRRMAACLRDGEIVLRYITYALLAGDASVLDDRCLNGLKETYAALGVPTTSTVRAVQIMKAQAAAHIQDNPSEALAGSRLRKMGSPVVNDRCASLVSEAGSYFDRVISALS from the coding sequence ATGCTCGACGCATTTTCCAGAGCCGTAGTATCGGCAGACGCTTCCACTTCCTGTGTTAGCGACATCGGCGCACTTAAGTCCTTCGTGGCTTCCGGCAACCGTCGTTTGGACGCTGTAAATGCAATTGCTTCAAACGCAAGCTGCATGGTTTCCGACGCTATCGCCGGTATGATTTGCGAGAATCAAGGTTTGATCCAAGCTGGTGGTAATTGCTACCCCAACCGTCGCATGGCTGCTTGCTTGCGTGACGGCGAAATCGTTCTACGCTACATCACTTACGCTTTGTTGGCTGGTGATGCTTCCGTATTGGACGACCGTTGCTTGAACGGTTTGAAAGAAACTTACGCTGCTCTGGGCGTGCCGACTACTTCCACTGTGCGTGCCGTACAGATCATGAAGGCTCAGGCTGCTGCTCACATCCAGGACAATCCCAGCGAAGCACTTGCTGGTAGCCGCCTGCGCAAGATGGGTTCTCCTGTTGTTAACGATCGTTGTGCTAGCCTCGTTTCCGAAGCTGGTAGCTACTTTGATCGCGTCATCTCCGCACTTAGCTAG
- a CDS encoding NblA/ycf18 family protein gives MDLPLALTMEQQFNMKVYEGQVKHMSADQAQDFLIEIMRQLMIKDNVIRHLMKQSA, from the coding sequence ATGGACTTACCCCTGGCATTAACAATGGAGCAGCAGTTCAACATGAAGGTCTACGAAGGCCAAGTGAAACACATGAGCGCTGACCAGGCCCAAGATTTCCTAATCGAGATCATGCGCCAGCTAATGATCAAAGACAACGTCATACGTCACCTGATGAAGCAGTCGGCCTAA
- a CDS encoding bleomycin hydrolase — translation MKSVVTTVIAAADAAGRFPSSSDLESVQGSIQRSAARLEAAEKLAGNIDAVAKEAYDACISKYPYLNNAGEANSTDTFKAKCHRDVKHYMRLIQYSLVVGGTGPLDEWGIAGGREVYRALNLPTAPYVEALSFARNRGCADRDMSAQALTEYNALLDYAINSLS, via the coding sequence ATGAAATCTGTTGTTACTACGGTTATCGCCGCTGCTGATGCAGCTGGTCGTTTTCCTTCCTCCTCTGACCTTGAGTCAGTACAAGGTTCCATCCAGCGCTCTGCCGCTCGTTTGGAAGCTGCTGAAAAGCTAGCTGGCAACATCGACGCTGTTGCTAAGGAAGCTTATGATGCTTGCATCTCTAAGTATCCTTACTTGAACAACGCTGGTGAAGCTAACTCCACCGATACTTTCAAGGCTAAGTGCCACCGCGACGTCAAGCACTACATGCGCTTGATCCAGTACTCCTTGGTTGTTGGCGGTACTGGTCCTTTGGACGAGTGGGGCATTGCTGGTGGCCGTGAGGTTTACCGTGCATTGAACCTGCCTACTGCTCCTTACGTTGAAGCATTGAGCTTCGCTCGTAACCGTGGTTGTGCTGACCGCGACATGTCTGCTCAGGCTTTGACTGAGTACAACGCGCTTCTTGACTATGCAATCAACTCCTTGTCCTAG